In one Haemophilus parainfluenzae genomic region, the following are encoded:
- a CDS encoding TOBE domain-containing protein — MKISARNQLKGTVKSIETGSVNAIVHIDIGNGNIISSTISIDAVKELGLAVGKEAYAIIKATSVMVGVE; from the coding sequence ATGAAAATTAGCGCAAGAAATCAACTTAAAGGTACTGTAAAATCAATCGAAACCGGTTCTGTGAATGCAATCGTACACATTGATATCGGTAACGGTAACATCATTTCTTCTACCATCTCTATCGATGCAGTAAAAGAATTAGGTTTAGCAGTTGGTAAAGAAGCATATGCGATTATCAAAGCAACTTCTGTAATGGTTGGTGTTGAATAA
- a CDS encoding SemiSWEET family transporter translates to MTNQRFITILGYVATFTSVCMYVSYLQQIGLNLSGQKGGWLQPFATTINCSLWVAYGLLKEKRDLPISLANAPGVVLGLITFVTAL, encoded by the coding sequence ATGACAAACCAACGTTTTATTACCATTTTAGGCTATGTCGCAACATTTACTTCAGTTTGTATGTATGTTTCTTACTTGCAACAAATTGGTCTAAATTTATCTGGTCAAAAAGGTGGCTGGTTACAGCCTTTTGCTACGACAATCAACTGTAGTTTATGGGTAGCTTATGGCTTGTTGAAAGAAAAACGCGATCTGCCTATTTCATTAGCAAATGCGCCTGGTGTCGTACTTGGCTTGATTACTTTCGTTACCGCCTTATAA